A region of Deinococcus rubellus DNA encodes the following proteins:
- a CDS encoding class I SAM-dependent methyltransferase, which translates to MTQPTDEALRAAQAYERYMVPHKFAPWATVLLDFADIREGERVLDVACGTGSVTRQAAQRVGAGGAVSALDLNLAMLEVARETAVPDAPAIDWQHGSAQSLPFADVSFGVVVCQQGLQFFPDQVGALREMRRVLKPGGRVALALHQGIEHNPLYHRLNQAGRARMGVDVFASPFALGDAATLERLMAAVGFTDVEVKAQTLTVRYPEPEHFFAFTLQGAAAATPNLAAMTEEQRQHLGEQLQNDLADWITAHTEGGYLVDEMAVHLVRGR; encoded by the coding sequence ATGACCCAGCCCACCGACGAAGCTCTTCGCGCTGCCCAGGCGTACGAGCGCTACATGGTGCCGCACAAGTTCGCGCCCTGGGCGACGGTGCTGCTGGACTTTGCCGATATACGGGAAGGCGAGCGGGTGCTGGACGTGGCCTGCGGCACGGGCAGCGTGACTCGGCAGGCGGCGCAGCGGGTGGGTGCGGGCGGTGCCGTCAGCGCCCTGGACCTGAATCTGGCGATGCTGGAGGTGGCACGTGAGACGGCTGTGCCGGACGCGCCCGCTATCGACTGGCAACACGGCAGCGCCCAGAGCTTGCCGTTCGCAGACGTGTCCTTTGGGGTAGTGGTGTGTCAGCAGGGGTTGCAGTTCTTTCCCGATCAGGTAGGAGCGCTCAGAGAAATGCGCCGGGTGCTGAAACCGGGCGGGCGGGTAGCGCTCGCGCTTCATCAGGGGATTGAGCACAACCCGCTGTATCACCGTCTCAATCAGGCGGGACGGGCACGGATGGGCGTCGACGTTTTTGCCTCTCCTTTTGCATTGGGTGATGCGGCCACGCTGGAGCGGCTTATGGCGGCAGTGGGCTTTACGGACGTGGAAGTCAAAGCACAGACGCTCACGGTTCGGTACCCTGAACCAGAACACTTCTTCGCGTTCACCTTGCAGGGCGCAGCGGCGGCGACTCCCAATCTGGCGGCCATGACCGAGGAGCAGCGCCAGCACCTCGGCGAGCAACTCCAGAATGACCTCGCTGACTGGATCACAGCCCACACCGAGGGCGGGTATCTGGTAGACGAGATGGCCGTGCATCTGGTGCGGGGTCGTTGA
- a CDS encoding aspartate-semialdehyde dehydrogenase — protein MRLAIVGATGAVGHELLRVLEKSSLQFDHLALYASPRSAGSTLMFKGEPLTVQATPDGPIDADVILASAGGSVSKALAPVWVKGGALVIDNSSAFRYDDAVPLVIPEVNGQAALKHQGIIANPNCTTAIAAVAVWPLHQRYGVKRMIVSTYQATSGAGAKGMQELETQTHRLLHGQAAEAEVFAHPIPFNVIPHIDSFQDNGYTKEEMKVAWETQKIFGEPDLVVSCTAVRIPTMRTHSEAITLELHHPATPDEARELLRHAPGVEVRDDPAAQLYPMPLTASGKYDVEVGRIRASLAFEGGLELFVSGDQLLKGAALNAVQIAEYLQEQGALGQPTRATALS, from the coding sequence ATGCGACTTGCCATTGTCGGAGCCACCGGAGCTGTCGGACATGAACTTTTGCGCGTGCTGGAAAAGAGCAGCCTCCAGTTCGACCACCTTGCCCTCTACGCCTCGCCGCGCTCGGCGGGAAGCACTTTGATGTTCAAGGGGGAGCCGCTGACGGTCCAGGCCACCCCCGATGGCCCAATCGACGCCGACGTGATTCTGGCCTCGGCAGGCGGCAGCGTCAGCAAAGCACTGGCCCCCGTCTGGGTCAAGGGTGGCGCGCTGGTCATCGACAATTCCAGTGCGTTTCGTTACGACGACGCCGTGCCACTGGTCATTCCCGAGGTCAACGGCCAGGCCGCGCTGAAACATCAGGGCATCATCGCCAACCCCAACTGCACCACCGCCATCGCTGCTGTGGCCGTCTGGCCGCTGCACCAGCGCTACGGCGTCAAGCGGATGATCGTCAGCACCTACCAGGCGACCAGCGGCGCGGGCGCGAAGGGCATGCAGGAACTGGAAACGCAGACCCACCGGCTGCTGCACGGTCAGGCAGCCGAGGCCGAGGTGTTCGCCCACCCGATTCCCTTCAACGTCATTCCGCACATCGACAGCTTTCAGGACAACGGCTACACCAAAGAAGAAATGAAGGTGGCCTGGGAAACCCAGAAAATCTTTGGCGAGCCGGATCTGGTGGTGAGCTGCACGGCGGTCCGCATCCCGACCATGCGGACGCACTCCGAGGCCATCACCCTGGAACTCCATCACCCCGCGACGCCAGACGAGGCCCGCGAACTGCTCCGCCATGCGCCCGGCGTGGAGGTGCGCGACGACCCCGCCGCCCAGCTCTACCCGATGCCTCTGACGGCCAGCGGCAAGTACGACGTGGAGGTGGGCCGCATCCGCGCCAGCCTGGCCTTCGAGGGCGGTCTGGAGCTGTTCGTCAGCGGCGACCAGCTCCTCAAGGGCGCAGCGCTGAATGCCGTGCAGATCGCCGAGTACTTGCAGGAGCAGGGCGCACTCGGCCAGCCGACCAGAGCCACCGCGCTGAGCTGA
- a CDS encoding 30S ribosomal protein S1 → MGTAEASTAEASTPNTDTAETASQPAAQPVQAQPVQSAPVPSGRQERSDDDYPAMTMEDVLATLDTENQESGAPARGDVVTGTVVFIGNEGIAVDVGAKIEGIIPFNQLGDEPVTLEEAQQMYKPGDSIEAYVVRSDLANGQIVLSKKRAEQDKGWRVLAGVQERDESFQVDIVEKVRGGLVAMIDGIRAFLPASQVDTRRVNDLDPYVGKPLEVKLIELNRKRNRVIISHRAIMEAQKAQARESTMGQLEPGAQFEGEVVEITDFGVFVNLGGIDGLVHRSELTYGRFNHPRDVVKVGDKVQVQVIDVDPGRDRINLSMKSLTTDPWESAIDKYSIGQKVTGKVTNLTNFGAFVEIEPGLEGLVHVSELSWTKRVRHPNEVLKEGDEVEAIILRIDPKERRISLGLRQATDDPWSSLPDRFPPGTPVKGKVTGLTDFGVFMEIEEGIEGLIHISELDLQRVNNPADLFKKGDDIEAVILNIDPVEQRASLSRRRALGGAPARGGDFVSQGGGSRTPSFGGGPAGGRSGGGGRGGRRGGDFEYSFNAKDAQQGGGKISTKLGDVYADLFAQFGLSSEKKDDVAVPASTTEGEKQSE, encoded by the coding sequence ATGGGGACTGCCGAGGCCAGCACTGCTGAAGCCAGCACTCCCAACACTGACACCGCTGAGACGGCCAGCCAGCCAGCGGCCCAGCCGGTCCAGGCGCAGCCCGTTCAGTCGGCCCCGGTTCCCTCAGGACGTCAGGAGCGCAGCGACGACGATTACCCCGCCATGACCATGGAGGACGTCCTCGCCACCCTCGACACCGAGAACCAGGAGTCCGGCGCGCCCGCACGCGGCGACGTGGTGACCGGCACCGTTGTGTTCATCGGCAACGAGGGTATCGCGGTAGACGTGGGCGCGAAGATCGAGGGGATCATTCCCTTCAATCAGCTCGGTGACGAGCCGGTGACGCTCGAAGAAGCCCAGCAGATGTACAAGCCCGGCGACTCGATTGAGGCGTACGTGGTGCGTTCGGATTTGGCCAATGGCCAGATCGTGCTGAGCAAGAAGCGCGCCGAGCAGGACAAGGGCTGGCGTGTGCTGGCGGGTGTGCAGGAGCGCGACGAGTCGTTCCAGGTGGACATCGTTGAGAAGGTGCGCGGCGGTCTGGTCGCCATGATCGACGGCATCCGGGCCTTCCTCCCGGCCAGCCAGGTCGATACCCGCCGGGTCAACGACCTCGATCCCTACGTGGGCAAGCCGCTGGAAGTCAAGCTCATTGAGCTCAACCGCAAGCGCAACCGAGTGATCATCTCGCACCGCGCCATCATGGAAGCCCAGAAGGCCCAGGCCCGCGAGAGCACCATGGGCCAGCTCGAGCCCGGCGCGCAGTTCGAGGGCGAAGTGGTCGAGATCACCGATTTCGGCGTGTTCGTCAATCTCGGCGGCATCGACGGCCTGGTTCACCGCAGTGAGCTAACCTACGGGCGCTTCAACCACCCCCGTGACGTGGTCAAGGTCGGTGACAAGGTGCAGGTGCAGGTCATCGACGTCGATCCGGGCCGTGACCGCATCAACTTGAGCATGAAGTCGCTGACCACCGACCCCTGGGAAAGTGCCATCGACAAGTACTCCATCGGCCAGAAGGTCACCGGTAAGGTCACCAACCTGACCAACTTCGGTGCGTTCGTGGAGATCGAGCCGGGTCTGGAAGGGCTCGTTCACGTCAGCGAACTGTCCTGGACCAAGCGGGTGCGCCACCCCAACGAAGTCCTCAAAGAGGGCGACGAGGTGGAAGCCATCATCCTGCGGATTGATCCCAAGGAGCGCCGCATCAGCCTCGGGTTGCGCCAGGCCACCGACGATCCGTGGAGCAGCCTCCCCGACCGTTTCCCCCCCGGCACGCCGGTCAAGGGCAAGGTCACGGGCCTCACCGATTTCGGCGTGTTCATGGAAATCGAGGAAGGCATCGAGGGTCTGATTCACATCAGCGAACTCGATCTGCAGCGCGTCAACAACCCGGCTGACCTGTTCAAGAAGGGCGACGACATCGAAGCCGTCATCCTGAATATCGACCCGGTCGAGCAGCGCGCCAGCCTGTCGCGTCGGCGTGCCCTGGGCGGCGCACCGGCACGCGGCGGCGACTTCGTCTCGCAGGGCGGCGGCAGCCGGACCCCCAGCTTTGGCGGCGGCCCTGCCGGTGGCCGTAGCGGCGGCGGCGGACGCGGTGGACGCCGGGGCGGCGACTTCGAGTACAGCTTCAATGCCAAGGACGCCCAGCAGGGCGGCGGCAAGATCAGCACCAAGCTCGGTGACGTATATGCCGATCTGTTTGCGCAGTTCGGGCTGAGCAGCGAAAAGAAGGACGACGTTGCTGTGCCCGCCAGCACTACCGAGGGCGAGAAGCAGAGCGAGTAA
- a CDS encoding Cof-type HAD-IIB family hydrolase, translating to MSIRLIATDLDGTLLRNDLSVSPRTRRALDAARAAGIHVVPVTARQPHGVRMIAGQAGFGEYALCGNGAHGVHLGTGETLFEVHVTEAAQRSIARALSERVPGVLFVSVRDGGTTFVAQRGYADLAHFEDHKRWPHEMGAAELEAVLAAPSLKFIVRHPTLTPRELLPELSALKLPGFAVTHSGAPFLEVLAEGVSKAWGLAKLCGLLDIDASEVLAFGDAPNDAEMLAWAGRGVAMGNADEEVRAAADELTLTNDEDGVAAVLERLIG from the coding sequence ATGTCCATTCGCCTGATCGCCACCGACCTCGACGGCACGCTGCTCAGAAACGACCTGAGCGTCAGCCCGCGCACCCGCCGGGCACTGGACGCAGCGAGGGCAGCAGGCATTCACGTGGTCCCGGTAACGGCCCGGCAGCCGCATGGCGTGCGAATGATTGCCGGGCAAGCGGGCTTTGGCGAATATGCCCTGTGCGGCAACGGCGCGCACGGCGTGCATCTGGGCACGGGCGAGACGCTGTTCGAAGTCCACGTGACCGAGGCCGCGCAGCGCTCTATCGCTCGGGCGCTTTCGGAGCGGGTGCCGGGCGTGCTGTTTGTCAGTGTGCGCGACGGCGGAACGACCTTCGTGGCTCAGCGGGGCTACGCCGACCTCGCCCACTTCGAGGACCACAAGCGCTGGCCCCACGAGATGGGTGCGGCGGAGCTGGAAGCCGTGCTCGCTGCGCCCAGTCTCAAGTTCATCGTCCGGCACCCCACGCTGACGCCGCGCGAACTGTTGCCCGAACTCAGTGCCCTGAAGCTGCCGGGGTTTGCCGTCACCCACAGCGGCGCGCCGTTTCTGGAAGTGCTGGCCGAGGGCGTCAGCAAAGCCTGGGGCCTGGCGAAACTGTGCGGGTTGCTGGACATAGACGCCTCGGAAGTGCTGGCGTTCGGCGACGCGCCCAACGACGCCGAGATGCTGGCCTGGGCCGGGCGCGGGGTGGCGATGGGAAACGCCGATGAGGAAGTCCGGGCGGCGGCGGACGAGCTGACCCTGACCAACGACGAGGACGGGGTCGCCGCCGTGCTGGAGCGGCTGATCGGCTGA
- the trxB gene encoding thioredoxin-disulfide reductase: MTNVQPSQHDVVIIGGGPAGLTAAIYTGRASLNTVVLEKGLPGGQIAQTEEVENYPGFPEPISGPELAQRMTDQAERFGAKIEMEEVQRIEHHPHGGFLVTGYSGTYHAKAVILATGANPKRLSVPGEEQFWGKGVSTCATCDGFFYRGKKVVVVGGGDAAVEEGLFLTKFADEVTLIHRRDSLRANKVAQARAFASPKMKFIWDTGVEEIIGEDSVQAVQLKNLKTGEVSRMDTDGVFIFIGHVPNTGFLEGVVKLREDGYVEVRDDIYTSVPGLFAAGDISDYVYRQLATSVGAGTRAAMSVERMLAALELEESAAD, translated from the coding sequence ATGACGAACGTTCAACCTTCTCAGCACGACGTGGTGATCATCGGTGGCGGTCCGGCGGGCCTGACGGCGGCCATCTACACGGGCCGCGCCAGTCTCAATACGGTGGTTCTGGAAAAGGGACTGCCGGGCGGTCAGATTGCCCAGACCGAGGAAGTCGAGAACTACCCCGGCTTTCCCGAACCGATTTCAGGCCCCGAACTCGCCCAGCGTATGACCGATCAGGCCGAGCGCTTCGGCGCGAAAATCGAGATGGAGGAAGTGCAGCGTATTGAGCACCACCCGCACGGCGGTTTTCTGGTCACGGGTTACAGCGGCACCTACCATGCCAAGGCGGTCATTCTGGCCACCGGAGCCAACCCCAAGCGCCTCTCGGTGCCGGGCGAGGAGCAGTTCTGGGGCAAGGGGGTCAGCACCTGCGCCACCTGCGACGGTTTTTTCTACCGGGGCAAGAAAGTCGTGGTGGTGGGCGGGGGCGACGCCGCTGTGGAAGAGGGCCTGTTTCTGACCAAGTTTGCCGACGAGGTGACGCTGATTCACCGCCGCGACAGCCTGCGCGCCAACAAGGTGGCCCAGGCCCGCGCCTTTGCCAGCCCCAAGATGAAGTTCATCTGGGACACGGGCGTCGAGGAAATCATCGGTGAGGACAGCGTGCAGGCCGTGCAGCTCAAGAACCTCAAGACGGGTGAGGTGAGCCGAATGGACACTGACGGCGTGTTCATCTTTATCGGACACGTGCCCAACACCGGCTTCCTGGAAGGCGTGGTCAAGCTGCGCGAGGACGGCTACGTGGAGGTCCGCGACGACATCTACACCAGCGTGCCGGGTCTGTTCGCGGCGGGCGACATCAGCGACTACGTGTACCGTCAACTCGCCACCAGCGTGGGTGCAGGCACGCGGGCGGCCATGAGCGTGGAGCGGATGCTGGCCGCGCTGGAACTCGAAGAGAGCGCGGCGGACTGA
- a CDS encoding MalY/PatB family protein, with amino-acid sequence MTDLAAHPYDAASPDRLRHADSTKWTFYDEDVLPMWVADMDFPVAEPILTALRERLTRSIGYAQVTGDPVLKTQLIDKLERDGLIGLTPEGVSFLPGVVPGLYAAVQALTQPGDEIMTVVPIYPPFLSAITDHGRVLNAVPLTESQQGWTLDMDALEAAVTPRTKLLMLCHPHNPAGRVWTRAELEQMADLALKHGLYVVSDELHADLRYPDAPEYVPFAAVRPELAQRVVTLTGPCKAYNTAGLGIGAMISHNPELVAQLEKATKGIMGHASALSITMWQTALSGGAEWLAETLKYLQANRDFLSEFMARELPDVPYTPPQATYLAWFDLRNHPRAADIQNYLLEEGKLALNDGLNFGAGYQGFVRLNFATSRELLQEGLTRLARAVRG; translated from the coding sequence ATGACCGACCTTGCTGCCCATCCCTATGATGCCGCCTCGCCCGACCGGCTGCGCCACGCCGATAGCACCAAGTGGACCTTCTACGACGAGGACGTGCTGCCGATGTGGGTGGCCGACATGGACTTCCCGGTGGCCGAGCCGATTCTGACCGCGCTACGAGAGCGTCTGACACGCTCCATCGGCTACGCCCAGGTGACGGGCGACCCGGTCCTGAAGACGCAATTGATCGACAAACTGGAGCGCGACGGCCTGATCGGCCTCACGCCCGAAGGCGTCAGCTTTCTGCCAGGCGTGGTGCCGGGCCTTTATGCCGCCGTGCAGGCGCTGACGCAGCCGGGCGACGAGATCATGACCGTCGTACCGATCTACCCGCCGTTTCTGAGCGCCATCACCGATCACGGGCGGGTGCTGAACGCCGTGCCGCTGACTGAAAGCCAGCAGGGCTGGACGCTGGACATGGACGCGCTGGAAGCCGCCGTGACGCCCAGGACCAAACTGCTGATGCTCTGCCACCCGCACAATCCGGCAGGCCGGGTATGGACACGGGCCGAACTGGAGCAGATGGCCGACCTTGCCCTCAAGCACGGCCTCTACGTCGTCAGTGACGAGCTGCATGCCGATCTGCGCTACCCGGACGCGCCGGAGTATGTGCCGTTCGCCGCCGTGCGGCCCGAACTCGCCCAGCGCGTCGTCACGCTGACCGGTCCGTGCAAGGCCTACAACACGGCGGGCCTGGGCATCGGGGCAATGATCAGCCACAACCCAGAACTGGTGGCCCAGCTGGAAAAAGCCACCAAAGGCATCATGGGCCATGCCAGCGCCCTGAGCATCACCATGTGGCAAACAGCGTTGAGCGGCGGGGCCGAATGGCTGGCCGAGACGCTGAAATACTTGCAAGCCAACCGCGACTTCCTGAGCGAGTTCATGGCCCGCGAACTGCCGGACGTGCCGTACACGCCGCCGCAAGCGACCTACCTGGCCTGGTTCGACCTGAGAAACCACCCCCGCGCCGCCGATATTCAGAACTACCTGCTGGAAGAAGGCAAGCTGGCCCTCAACGACGGCCTGAACTTCGGCGCAGGCTATCAGGGCTTCGTGCGCCTCAACTTCGCCACCAGCCGCGAGCTGCTGCAAGAAGGGCTGACGCGGCTGGCCAGAGCTGTACGGGGCTGA
- a CDS encoding class I SAM-dependent methyltransferase — MTQSTDAALHAARMYERYMVPRMFAPWATVLLDFAELEVGERVLDVACGTGSVARQAAQRVGASGVVSALDLNPAMLTVARETAAPDAPAIDWQQGSAQSLPFADAAFAAVTCQQGLQFFPDRLGALREMCRVLEPGGRAALLVQQAIEYNPLSYRLNQAGRARVGADIFMAPFALGDAAILEKLMADAGFVDIEIKAEVRTVRHPEPEHVAAFLLQGAAAAVPMLAAMTQVQRQHLGEQLQNDLADWITSHTEGGYLVDEMAVHLARGRRLD; from the coding sequence ATGACCCAGTCCACGGATGCTGCTCTTCACGCCGCCCGGATGTACGAGCGCTATATGGTGCCGCGTATGTTCGCACCCTGGGCGACGGTGCTGCTGGACTTCGCCGAATTGGAAGTGGGCGAGCGGGTGCTGGACGTGGCCTGCGGCACCGGCAGCGTGGCGCGGCAGGCGGCGCAGCGGGTGGGGGCAAGTGGTGTCGTCAGCGCCCTGGACCTGAATCCGGCGATGCTGACGGTGGCCCGCGAGACTGCTGCGCCGGACGCGCCCGCTATCGACTGGCAGCAGGGCAGCGCCCAGAGCTTGCCGTTCGCGGACGCGGCCTTTGCGGCGGTGACGTGTCAGCAGGGATTGCAGTTCTTTCCCGACAGGCTGGGTGCCTTGCGCGAGATGTGCCGGGTGCTGGAGCCGGGTGGACGGGCCGCACTGCTGGTTCAGCAAGCGATTGAATACAATCCGCTGTCATACCGTCTCAATCAGGCGGGGCGGGCACGGGTAGGCGCAGACATTTTCATGGCTCCCTTCGCACTCGGCGATGCGGCGATTCTGGAGAAGCTTATGGCTGACGCCGGCTTCGTGGACATCGAGATCAAGGCGGAGGTGCGCACGGTTCGTCACCCTGAACCGGAACACGTCGCTGCCTTCCTCTTGCAGGGCGCGGCGGCAGCGGTGCCCATGCTGGCCGCCATGACGCAAGTGCAGCGCCAGCACCTCGGCGAGCAACTCCAGAACGACCTGGCCGACTGGATCACGTCCCACACCGAAGGCGGGTATCTGGTGGACGAGATGGCCGTGCATCTGGCCCGGGGTCGCCGCCTGGACTGA
- a CDS encoding RluA family pseudouridine synthase, translating into MTAATPLSERPRIVTEHPDFYVIAKPARWLTHPVRARVDVPDVLTFLQHETGEERVAPPHRLDRETSGAQIFTRDSDAARRFFTLFKEHLVGKSYLAIVHGSPEWDETVLDAPLGFVGLSESNHIQIRQGVVPDGKPAATEFRVVARQPGFTLLHAFPRSGRLHQIRAHLSHLGLPMVGDKIYGRDPDVFLDFMQTGQTDELTRRLLLPRQALHAHRLSFGWDSAQMRVEVPLAADLQAFWDGLAEH; encoded by the coding sequence TTGACCGCCGCCACCCCCCTCTCCGAGCGCCCGCGTATCGTCACCGAGCATCCCGACTTCTACGTGATTGCCAAGCCCGCCCGCTGGCTCACCCACCCGGTGCGCGCCCGCGTGGACGTGCCGGATGTGCTGACTTTTTTGCAACACGAAACCGGCGAGGAGAGGGTGGCCCCGCCGCACCGCCTGGACCGCGAGACCAGTGGAGCGCAGATCTTCACGCGCGACAGCGACGCGGCCCGGCGCTTCTTCACGCTGTTCAAGGAGCATCTGGTCGGCAAGTCGTATCTCGCCATCGTTCACGGCTCGCCGGAGTGGGACGAAACCGTGCTGGACGCTCCGCTGGGCTTCGTGGGCCTGTCGGAGAGCAACCACATCCAGATTCGCCAGGGGGTCGTTCCGGACGGCAAGCCCGCCGCCACCGAGTTCAGGGTGGTGGCCCGCCAACCGGGCTTCACGCTGTTGCACGCCTTTCCGCGCTCGGGACGGCTGCACCAGATCCGGGCGCACCTCTCGCATCTGGGCTTGCCGATGGTGGGCGACAAGATCTACGGGCGCGACCCGGACGTGTTCCTGGACTTCATGCAGACCGGGCAGACCGACGAGCTGACCCGGCGTCTGCTGTTGCCCCGGCAGGCGCTGCACGCCCACCGCCTGAGTTTCGGCTGGGACAGCGCACAGATGCGGGTGGAAGTGCCGCTGGCAGCGGACTTGCAGGCATTCTGGGACGGGCTGGCCGAACACTGA